A DNA window from Daucus carota subsp. sativus chromosome 3, DH1 v3.0, whole genome shotgun sequence contains the following coding sequences:
- the LOC135151589 gene encoding uncharacterized protein LOC135151589, producing the protein MAKQSATTKETNKAAEKAKKMKKLSEINTPDVLKKKCASKAVVVKMKDVCRVINRSPEGDVKKMKMLSQVETPDVLKKKFSDKTNEALETKARKMKRLSQVKTPDVLKKKFEVQERKMKKGKTSKLAATTKIYK; encoded by the coding sequence atggCGAAACAATCTGCGACAACCAAAGAAACCAACAAGGCTGCGGAGAAAGctaagaaaatgaagaaattgagTGAAATCAACACTCCTGATGTACTAAAGAAAAAATGTGCTAGCAAAGCAGTTGTCGTAAAAATGAAGGATGTGTGTCGAGTGATCAACAGGTCTCCTGAAGGCGATGTCAAGAAAATGAAGATGCTGAGTCAAGTCGAGACTCCTGACGTGCTAAAGAAAAAATTTAGTGATAAAACCAACGAGGCCTTGGAAACCAAGGCCAGgaaaatgaagagattgagTCAGGTCAAGACTCCTGATGTGCTGAAGAAAAAATTCGAGGTTCAAGagaggaagatgaagaagggaaAAACTTCGAAGCTTGCTGCAACTACGAAGATTTACAAGTAA